The region CTTCGCTTTCTTCTGCAGCTTTACGTCCAATTTCTGGATTTGCACCTGCGCCTAAACCACGTGTTAATTTTGGTCCTAATTGGATTTTCACTTCTGCATTTGATCCTGCAAGTGCTTGAATATCTGTATTGGCTACGATAAACTCTACACCTTTAACACCTTCATCAATCATACGGTTGACGGCATTGTTTCCCGCTCCGCCCACACCGATCACTTTAATTATTGCCCCATTAGCTGGATTTGTATCGAACTCTAATTCCATTCTATTTCCTCCTACTTGCACTTTTTAGTGGTATTAATCGAAAAAATTAGAAAAGAAGCTTTTGGCTTTGTATGAGAATGTATCTTCTTTTCTTTTGGCTGTTTTCTTTGGTTCATCCGCTGCTTCAACTTGATTTTTATCATAATCTAAATCTGTTAGATGCGAATCATGAGCCGAACCAGCTTCAATCTGCTGGTTTTTAGTAACAGAATGTCCTTTTACAATTTGGTTGATTTCATCTAAATGTGCTTCATAATGAACTAATCCAATACCTGTTGTAAAAGTTGGGTACCGCATCCCCATTTGATCAGGAATATATAGTTTAACATTGATTTCAAAGATATCTTCTGCTAAATCAACGACTCCCGGTAATGCGGCAGCTCCGCCTGTCAATATAATGCCTCCTGGCAAGTCACGAGCTTCAATAAAATCTAATTCTTTTTTTATTTTTTCAAAAATTTGAACTAAGCGGGCTTCGATAATTTCTGATAGGTATTGTTCGTCTACTTTTATAGGCTTGCTTTGTCCAACAACATCTACTGGAAACTCTTCATCCGGAGAAGTTTCTTCTGGCAAAGCATATCCATAATCGCGTTTGATTCTTTCAGCACTTTCAAGTGACGTATTTAAAACAACAGAAATATCTTTTGTTACATATTCTCCGCCTTCTTGATTAACATATGCAAATTTCAATTGATTATCGTGCATAACCGATACGGTGGTTTGACCGCCTCCCATATCAATTAAAATAGTGCCGAAATCGCGTTCTCCGTCTGTCATCGCTATGCTGCTTGCTGCTAACGGCTGGAGAACGATATCTTGAATATGCAATCCTGCTTTTTCAACACATCTTTTTGTATTATGAAGAATGGTTTTCGGCCCAGTGATCATCGTTGCGTGCATTTCTAATCGAACACCGATCATCCCCCGTGGATCTTTTATTCCATCGAATCCATCTACTAAGAATTCTTCCGGGAAAACAGCAAGGATTTCACGTTCAGGCGGTACCGATTTTACCATAGCAGCTGCTAGAACACTTTCTACATCTTCTTCAGTGATTTCATGGTTGTCTCCTGCGACAGCAATCATGCCATGGCACGGTTCTATTTCAATATTGTTGCTTGGAATACCCACAACAACATTACGGATGTCCACGTTTGCCTTTTGTTCAGCTTGTTTAATGGCTTTATTGATTGAGTCAACTGTTTTGTCAATATCTATTATAATGCCGCGACTCAGGCCTTCTGATTTTTCATTTCCTACTCCAATAATATTCATTTCACCATTAATAAATTCAGCAACAACTACTTTTATTGAAGTGGTTCCAATATCCAGACTTACGTACATTCCTGTATTTCTCATTCATTGAAACCTCCTTATGCTTCATTTTCAGTTTAAATTTTATATTTGTCCTTCTTCTTTACCATAGACATGTTTAATTTTACCATATCAGTTCTCAATTTACGAAGCTTTTAATAGAATTTCTCTATTATTATCGGGCTTTTTATTTCTTAGTTTTGATATTATTCTTTATTATTTGCTGATTCTGTATTTTCTTTTGGAGATTCTGATTCAAAAGGCATGAAATAAATACCTACTTCAATATTGATAACCCCTTTTTCTTCCCCTATTTTTTCCACTATATCAGGGTAATAGACCATTTTTTCCGCAAAAGACAGAATGGAAGCCACTACTTGATTGCCATCATTCATATAAAGTGTGATTAAATAATCATCTGTTTTGCTCGGGGTATATTCAATTTCAGAGATACTGTTATGAATGTTCTCGTTCAACACTTGATATTGTTCCAGCATCTTATTGAGTGCTTTTCCTTCTTTAAAATTAACGAAAATTGGCGGATTGCCAATGGATATTTTTCTACTTTCGTTTACAATTTTTCCATTTGAAAGAATATTGTAGTACTCGTCCCCTTTTTCCAAGTAGGCTACGGTCTTATATTCTGAAACCACTAATTCGTAAGAATTTATGCTATTAAATTTTAGTTTCATTGATTTCACTTGAGGCAATTGTTTTTTTACAGTTGTTTCTATTTTATTTCTCGAAAAAAAAGTTTCCCATAATGAATCTCCAGAACGTATCTGACTGGCATCAATAACAGCTTGATCGGTAACTTCTTTGGTTCCCGAAACAGAAACTTGGTCAACTTTACTTAAAGGTGTAATAAAATACACGACTATCAAAATTGCAAATGAAAATAAAAAAAGTAGCGAAACCAAGCGGCGATACATCTTTTTTCGTCGCTTCTCTTTTAATTTTGGAAGTTTATCTTCCAAAGAATAATCTTTTCCTTCGGATTGTCCCGCTCTTTTGTAGTTGTTTTTCTTTAAAGATTCGTTTTCTTTTCCAACAGAAGATAATTGCGCAGGCAATTTTTTCTTCTTATTAAAGGTTTTCCGTTCATCTGCCATGCGCTAATCCTCCTCGTACTGTTATTAATGAGTAATTTCTTGCATAATTTGAATAAGATGATCCGCTGCTTTTGGCAATCCTAATTTTTTGGCTTCAGCCGCCATCGCTTTACGAACATCTTCATGCAGCATCAATTCATCAATCGCTTGCGTTAAACTGACTCCATTTAATTCTTTTTCAGCAATCATTTTCGCTGCACCACGTTTAGTAAGACTTTCAGCATTTCTGGTTTGGTGGTCATTGGTTACATAAGGGCTTGGAATTAAAATGCTTGGCAATCCTAAAGCGGTTAATTCGGCTAATGTAGTTGCTCCACTTCTTGAAACAACTAATTCTACATTTGCAAAAACTTCAGGCATATTTTCGATATAGGGCACAACTGCTATTGAATGTGTTTTTGCTAAATGAGTCTGTACTTGCTCTTTAATTTTTTCATAATGAATTTCACCTGTAGCAAATAACAATTGGTAATCTTTAGTCGCTAATATGGGCAAAGCTTCTAAAAAAGCCTCGTTTAGGCTTCTCGCTCCTCGGCTTCCGCCAAAAATCAAGAC is a window of Carnobacterium mobile DSM 4848 DNA encoding:
- the ftsA gene encoding cell division protein FtsA, which codes for MRNTGMYVSLDIGTTSIKVVVAEFINGEMNIIGVGNEKSEGLSRGIIIDIDKTVDSINKAIKQAEQKANVDIRNVVVGIPSNNIEIEPCHGMIAVAGDNHEITEEDVESVLAAAMVKSVPPEREILAVFPEEFLVDGFDGIKDPRGMIGVRLEMHATMITGPKTILHNTKRCVEKAGLHIQDIVLQPLAASSIAMTDGERDFGTILIDMGGGQTTVSVMHDNQLKFAYVNQEGGEYVTKDISVVLNTSLESAERIKRDYGYALPEETSPDEEFPVDVVGQSKPIKVDEQYLSEIIEARLVQIFEKIKKELDFIEARDLPGGIILTGGAAALPGVVDLAEDIFEINVKLYIPDQMGMRYPTFTTGIGLVHYEAHLDEINQIVKGHSVTKNQQIEAGSAHDSHLTDLDYDKNQVEAADEPKKTAKRKEDTFSYKAKSFFSNFFD
- a CDS encoding cell division protein FtsQ/DivIB produces the protein MADERKTFNKKKKLPAQLSSVGKENESLKKNNYKRAGQSEGKDYSLEDKLPKLKEKRRKKMYRRLVSLLFLFSFAILIVVYFITPLSKVDQVSVSGTKEVTDQAVIDASQIRSGDSLWETFFSRNKIETTVKKQLPQVKSMKLKFNSINSYELVVSEYKTVAYLEKGDEYYNILSNGKIVNESRKISIGNPPIFVNFKEGKALNKMLEQYQVLNENIHNSISEIEYTPSKTDDYLITLYMNDGNQVVASILSFAEKMVYYPDIVEKIGEEKGVINIEVGIYFMPFESESPKENTESANNKE